In Microbacterium sp. 1.5R, the following are encoded in one genomic region:
- the paaD gene encoding 1,2-phenylacetyl-CoA epoxidase subunit PaaD — MVTGTLQTAHRSTAWRIAAAVADPEVPVLTIEDLGVLRAVTVDGDVVRVDITPTYSGCPAMDTIRDDVILALTAAGYSRVEVRLVLSPAWTTDWMSDAGRQKLAEYGIAPPTGRSAISSGPIRLAISVRCPRCGSLDTREVSRFGSTSCKALFECRACLEPFDHFKVH; from the coding sequence ATGGTGACCGGCACGCTGCAGACCGCACACCGGTCGACCGCCTGGCGGATCGCCGCGGCCGTGGCCGACCCCGAGGTGCCCGTGCTGACGATCGAGGACCTCGGCGTGCTGCGCGCGGTCACCGTCGACGGCGACGTGGTGCGCGTCGACATCACCCCGACCTACAGCGGGTGCCCGGCGATGGACACGATCCGCGACGACGTCATCCTCGCCCTGACCGCCGCGGGATACTCACGGGTCGAGGTCCGGCTCGTGCTCTCCCCCGCATGGACGACGGACTGGATGTCGGATGCCGGCAGGCAGAAGCTCGCCGAGTACGGCATCGCGCCTCCGACCGGGCGCTCGGCGATCTCGTCCGGCCCGATCCGCCTCGCGATCAGCGTGCGGTGCCCTCGGTGCGGCTCGCTGGACACCCGCGAGGTCTCGCGCTTCGGTTCGACCTCGTGCAAGGCGCTGTTCGAATGCCGCGCCTGCCTCGAACCCTTCGACCACTTCAAGGTGCACTGA
- a CDS encoding RecQ family ATP-dependent DNA helicase, translated as MTSPASVDTRTAALSALRELVGRPDADFHDGQYEAIEALVEGRRRALVVQRTGWGKSAVYFVATLLLRRQGAGPTVLVSPLLALMRDQIAAAERAGVRAVAINSTNAHEWSEVMAQLDRDEVDVLLVSPERLNNPAFREQQLPALVRRIGMLVVDEAHCISDWGHDFRPDYRRLRDLIEQMPPEVPVLATTATANSRVVADVAEQLGTGGASDAAGSEVLTIRGPLARTSLRLGVLRLRDSASRLAWLLSHIDDLPGSGIIYTLTVAAAVDTARLLRDHGHDVRAYTGQTDTDERTESEGMLKRNEVKALVATSALGMGFDKPDLGFVLHLGAPSSPVAYYQQVGRAGRASESADVLLLPGVEDRDIWHYFATASMPDRERAERVIAALGDQPISTPALEAMVDIRRTPLELLLKVLDVDGAVRRVQGGWVATGQPWAYDAERYERIAAERRAEQQHMIDYEQTDGCRMEFLQRSLDDDTAAPCGRCDNCAGIWFPSEIGESATTQAAESLDRVGVPVEPRRAWPTGADKLDVPVKGRIPAGEQAGEGRALARLTDLGWGGTLRELFAAGAPDAVVTPQVLGGCVRVLADWGWTERPVAVVAMPSRSHPLLVDSLARGIAEIGRLPYLGALDLVNGGPTGQPGGNSVFRLAGLWDRFSAQGLDVPAGPVLLVDDLADSRWTLTVTARTLRQAGASDVLPFVLALRG; from the coding sequence ATGACTTCTCCCGCCTCTGTCGACACCCGCACTGCTGCGCTCTCGGCTCTGCGCGAGCTGGTCGGCCGCCCGGACGCCGACTTCCACGACGGTCAGTACGAGGCGATCGAGGCTCTGGTCGAGGGGCGCCGCCGCGCGCTCGTCGTGCAGCGCACCGGGTGGGGCAAGTCGGCTGTGTACTTCGTCGCGACGCTGCTGCTGCGCCGCCAGGGGGCAGGGCCGACCGTCCTCGTCTCGCCGCTTCTCGCGCTGATGCGCGATCAGATCGCCGCGGCCGAGCGGGCAGGCGTTCGAGCGGTGGCGATCAACTCGACCAATGCGCACGAGTGGTCGGAGGTCATGGCGCAGCTCGACCGAGACGAGGTCGATGTGCTGCTCGTCTCTCCCGAACGACTCAACAATCCCGCGTTCCGCGAGCAGCAGCTGCCGGCGCTGGTTCGACGGATCGGCATGCTGGTGGTCGACGAGGCGCACTGCATCAGCGACTGGGGGCACGACTTCCGCCCAGATTACCGGCGGCTGCGCGACCTCATCGAGCAGATGCCGCCCGAGGTGCCCGTGCTCGCGACGACGGCGACCGCGAACAGCAGGGTCGTGGCCGACGTCGCCGAGCAGCTCGGCACGGGAGGGGCGTCGGATGCCGCCGGCTCCGAGGTGCTCACGATCCGCGGCCCGCTCGCGCGCACCTCGCTGCGTCTCGGCGTCCTGCGTCTGCGCGACTCCGCCAGCCGGCTCGCGTGGCTGCTCAGTCATATCGACGACCTGCCCGGTTCGGGCATCATCTACACCCTGACGGTCGCGGCCGCGGTCGACACCGCCCGGCTGCTGCGCGATCACGGGCACGACGTGCGCGCGTACACCGGACAGACCGACACCGACGAGCGCACCGAGTCGGAAGGGATGCTGAAGCGCAACGAGGTCAAGGCCCTCGTCGCCACGAGCGCGCTCGGGATGGGCTTCGACAAGCCGGACCTCGGTTTCGTGCTGCACCTCGGCGCGCCGTCGTCGCCGGTCGCGTACTACCAGCAGGTCGGCCGTGCCGGTCGTGCGAGCGAGAGCGCCGACGTGCTCCTGCTGCCCGGCGTCGAAGACCGCGACATCTGGCACTACTTCGCGACCGCGTCGATGCCGGATCGGGAGCGCGCCGAGCGGGTGATCGCCGCCCTCGGCGATCAGCCCATCTCGACGCCCGCGCTCGAGGCGATGGTCGACATCCGGCGTACTCCGCTCGAACTGCTGCTCAAGGTTCTCGACGTCGACGGCGCGGTGCGCCGGGTGCAGGGCGGTTGGGTCGCGACGGGGCAGCCGTGGGCCTACGACGCCGAGCGCTATGAGCGCATCGCGGCCGAGCGTCGCGCCGAGCAGCAGCACATGATCGACTACGAGCAGACCGACGGATGCCGCATGGAATTCCTCCAGCGCTCACTCGACGACGACACGGCTGCGCCCTGCGGGAGATGCGACAACTGCGCCGGCATCTGGTTCCCGAGCGAGATCGGCGAATCGGCGACGACGCAGGCCGCGGAATCGCTCGATCGCGTCGGTGTCCCGGTCGAGCCTCGCCGCGCCTGGCCGACCGGAGCCGACAAGCTCGACGTGCCGGTGAAGGGGCGCATCCCCGCGGGGGAGCAGGCCGGAGAAGGGCGCGCACTCGCCCGTCTCACCGACCTCGGCTGGGGCGGCACGCTGCGCGAGCTCTTCGCGGCGGGAGCCCCTGACGCGGTGGTGACGCCCCAGGTCCTCGGCGGCTGCGTGCGCGTGCTCGCCGACTGGGGGTGGACCGAGCGCCCCGTCGCGGTCGTCGCCATGCCGTCGCGATCGCATCCGCTGCTCGTCGACTCGCTCGCCCGCGGGATCGCCGAGATCGGCCGCCTGCCGTATCTCGGTGCGCTCGACCTCGTGAACGGCGGGCCGACGGGCCAACCCGGTGGCAACAGCGTGTTCCGGCTGGCAGGTCTGTGGGACAGATTCAGCGCGCAGGGCCTCGACGTGCCTGCCGGTCCCGTGCTGCTCGTCGACGATCTCGCCGACAGCCGCTGGACGCTCACCGTCACCGCGCGCACGCTGCGCCAGGCGGGGGCGAGCGACGTGCTCCCGTTCGTGCTCGCGCTGCGCGGCTGA
- the paaC gene encoding 1,2-phenylacetyl-CoA epoxidase subunit PaaC, translated as MSHIQGDIHGDPHGDVSVDELRLGDELTGTGSAAASADIAEYALWLGDDALILSQQLGEWISRAPELEEDVALGNIALDLLGHARSFLHFAGSFDGRSEDDLAYFRDEPEFRCAWIVEQPNGDFAQTIARQLVVSTYMFELYSALRASSDPTLAAIAEKSLKEVDYHRDHAVQWVLRLAGGTEESRRRMIRALGDVWPYADELFRDEPLIDRLGDAAARPSTLRAGFDAVVAAVFAEAELTLPAVAASSAGGRRGAHASPFGHVLAEMQVLARRHPGASW; from the coding sequence GTGAGCCACATCCAGGGTGATATCCACGGCGACCCGCACGGGGACGTCTCGGTCGACGAGCTGCGGCTCGGTGACGAGCTCACCGGAACCGGCTCCGCGGCGGCATCCGCCGACATCGCCGAGTACGCGCTCTGGCTCGGCGACGATGCACTGATCCTGTCGCAGCAGCTCGGTGAGTGGATCTCCCGCGCGCCCGAACTCGAAGAGGACGTCGCCCTCGGCAACATCGCGCTCGACCTGCTCGGGCATGCCCGCTCGTTCCTGCACTTCGCGGGGTCTTTCGACGGACGCTCCGAAGACGATCTCGCGTACTTCCGCGACGAACCGGAGTTCCGCTGCGCCTGGATCGTCGAGCAGCCCAACGGCGACTTCGCGCAGACCATCGCCCGCCAGCTCGTCGTGTCGACCTACATGTTCGAGCTGTACTCGGCCCTGCGGGCGAGCAGCGACCCGACCCTCGCGGCGATCGCCGAGAAGTCCCTCAAAGAGGTCGACTACCACCGCGACCACGCGGTGCAGTGGGTGCTGCGGCTTGCCGGCGGCACCGAGGAATCCCGCCGACGGATGATCCGCGCGCTGGGCGACGTCTGGCCGTATGCCGACGAGCTCTTCCGCGACGAGCCCCTGATCGACCGCCTCGGGGACGCCGCGGCGCGTCCGTCGACGCTGCGAGCGGGCTTCGACGCCGTCGTCGCCGCCGTCTTCGCCGAGGCCGAGCTGACGCTTCCCGCCGTCGCGGCATCCTCGGCCGGAGGACGGCGAGGAGCGCACGCGAGTCCGTTCGGCCATGTCCTCGCGGAGATGCAGGTCCTGGCGCGACGGCATCCGGGAGCATCATGGTGA
- a CDS encoding ATP-dependent DNA ligase — protein MLLSELVSTAEEVTATASRLAKIDAVSRLLARADAADVPALVGLLLATPRQGRLGVGWRGVAALDVQHAAEPSLSIRDVDDAFEALTGSSGSGSAAARSAILSALASRATAPEWDFLSRAMLGELRTGALGGVLLDAIARAADRPAASVRRAAMLSGDLGETAVLALTGTEDELDAVGLVVGRPVLPMLASTAATPTAALDITGTASVEYKLDGARIQVHRQGDDVSVYTRSLADITHRVPEIVEIVRALPAHDLILDGETLSLDEDGGPRPFQQTMSRFGADVSRELVLRPWFFDILHVDGRDLLDEPLSTRLTELERVVGEWRMPGIVTDDAEAAEQLSREALAAGHEGVLVKGIDAPYSAGRRGKSWVKVKPVLTYDLVVLAAEWGSGRRQGLLSNLHLGALDPSGEFGEPGGLVMVGKTFKGLTDELLRWQTENFPPLETRRTQGAVFLRPEFVVEIAIDGVQRSPRYPGGIALRFARVKGYRPDKNPADADTIQTLRALLRG, from the coding sequence ATGTTGCTCTCGGAGCTCGTCTCCACCGCCGAAGAGGTCACCGCCACCGCATCGCGCCTGGCGAAGATCGACGCCGTGTCCCGGCTGCTCGCACGCGCTGACGCTGCCGACGTGCCCGCCCTCGTCGGGCTGCTGCTCGCGACGCCGCGACAGGGACGGCTGGGTGTCGGCTGGCGCGGAGTGGCGGCGCTCGACGTGCAGCACGCTGCCGAGCCCTCGCTGTCGATCCGTGATGTCGATGACGCGTTCGAGGCCTTGACCGGCTCGTCAGGGTCGGGGTCGGCCGCGGCGCGTTCCGCGATCCTCTCGGCTCTCGCGTCGCGAGCGACGGCTCCCGAATGGGACTTCCTGTCGCGGGCCATGCTCGGCGAGCTGCGCACGGGCGCGCTCGGCGGCGTCCTGCTCGATGCCATCGCCCGTGCCGCGGATCGCCCGGCGGCATCGGTGCGACGAGCAGCAATGCTCTCCGGCGACCTGGGCGAGACCGCCGTGCTCGCACTCACCGGCACGGAAGACGAACTCGATGCGGTCGGGCTGGTGGTCGGTCGCCCCGTGCTGCCGATGCTCGCATCGACCGCGGCCACCCCGACCGCCGCGCTCGACATCACCGGCACCGCGTCCGTCGAGTACAAGCTCGATGGCGCGCGCATCCAGGTGCATCGCCAGGGAGACGATGTGAGCGTCTACACCCGCAGCCTCGCCGACATCACCCACCGGGTGCCGGAGATCGTCGAGATCGTGCGCGCGCTCCCCGCACACGATCTGATCCTCGACGGTGAGACGCTGTCACTCGACGAAGACGGCGGCCCTCGGCCGTTCCAGCAGACGATGTCGCGGTTCGGGGCGGACGTCTCGCGCGAGCTCGTGCTGCGGCCCTGGTTCTTCGACATCCTGCACGTCGACGGACGCGATCTGCTCGACGAGCCCCTGTCCACCCGCCTGACCGAACTCGAGAGGGTCGTCGGCGAATGGCGTATGCCGGGCATCGTCACCGACGACGCCGAAGCGGCCGAGCAGCTGTCGCGCGAGGCTCTCGCCGCGGGCCACGAGGGGGTGCTCGTCAAAGGGATCGATGCGCCCTACTCGGCGGGACGCCGCGGCAAGTCCTGGGTCAAGGTCAAGCCCGTGCTCACCTACGACCTGGTCGTGCTCGCCGCCGAATGGGGGTCGGGGCGGCGCCAGGGGCTCCTGTCGAACCTGCACCTCGGCGCACTCGACCCGAGCGGCGAGTTCGGCGAGCCCGGCGGTCTCGTCATGGTCGGCAAGACGTTCAAGGGGCTCACCGACGAGCTGCTGCGCTGGCAGACGGAGAACTTCCCGCCGCTCGAGACGAGGCGCACGCAGGGCGCGGTGTTCCTGAGACCGGAGTTCGTGGTCGAGATCGCGATCGACGGCGTGCAGCGCTCGCCGCGATACCCCGGAGGCATCGCGTTGAGGTTCGCGAGAGTCAAGGGCTATCGACCCGACAAGAACCCCGCCGACGCCGACACGATCCAGACCCTGCGGGCGCTGCTGCGCGGGTGA
- a CDS encoding phosphoribosyltransferase, whose amino-acid sequence MTDASIERETLTWDGFGSATRDLARRILDSGFMPEVVVAIARGGLLPAGAIAYGLGAKNCGAINVEFYTGIGTVRDAPEVLPPELDMAYLDGRRVLLVDDVADSGRTLALAVQLLKDKGADVRSVTIYTKPSTIIQPDYAWKDTDLWINFPWSFQGTVREEDLGLAPSA is encoded by the coding sequence ATGACGGATGCATCGATCGAGCGCGAGACGCTCACCTGGGACGGCTTCGGATCCGCGACGCGAGACCTCGCGCGCCGGATCCTGGACAGCGGCTTCATGCCCGAGGTCGTGGTGGCCATCGCGCGGGGCGGTCTGCTGCCTGCCGGTGCCATCGCCTACGGTCTCGGAGCGAAGAACTGCGGTGCGATCAACGTCGAGTTCTACACCGGCATCGGCACGGTGCGCGACGCGCCGGAGGTGCTGCCGCCCGAACTCGACATGGCGTATCTCGACGGTCGACGCGTGCTGCTGGTCGACGACGTCGCAGATTCGGGTCGCACGCTCGCCCTCGCCGTGCAGCTGCTGAAGGACAAGGGCGCCGACGTGCGCTCGGTCACGATCTACACCAAGCCGTCGACGATCATCCAGCCCGACTACGCCTGGAAGGACACCGACCTGTGGATCAACTTCCCCTGGTCGTTCCAGGGCACGGTGCGCGAAGAGGACCTCGGTCTCGCTCCGTCCGCCTGA
- a CDS encoding enoyl-CoA hydratase/isomerase family protein has protein sequence MIDLTVADDVATVVLNAPTKRNSLDEQALRDLGRAYDEADAAGVRALVLRGEGRAFCAGRDIAGVDPRDDDVIGYLGGLVTPLLQRMARFPAPTFAVAHGACLGVGLGLLIATDVVYVAESAKIGSPFAALGATLDSGGHALFVERLGAHRALDLIYTGRLMSGTEAVSAGLFSRVLPDDEVVQATTDAAATAARGATAAFLASKQLVARIRDERLALWESIDLENAAQAALCDTDDYREGFAAFQEKRTPEFRGR, from the coding sequence ATGATCGATCTGACCGTCGCCGACGACGTCGCCACCGTCGTTTTGAATGCGCCGACGAAGCGGAATTCACTCGACGAGCAGGCGCTCCGCGATCTCGGCCGCGCCTACGACGAGGCGGATGCCGCGGGAGTGCGCGCGCTGGTGCTGCGGGGCGAGGGCCGGGCCTTCTGCGCCGGTCGCGACATCGCGGGCGTCGACCCCCGTGACGACGACGTGATCGGGTATCTCGGCGGGCTCGTGACCCCGCTGCTGCAGCGGATGGCACGGTTCCCCGCCCCGACCTTCGCGGTGGCGCACGGCGCCTGTCTCGGCGTCGGCCTCGGACTCCTCATCGCCACCGACGTCGTGTACGTCGCAGAGTCGGCCAAGATCGGGTCACCGTTCGCCGCGCTCGGCGCCACTCTCGACTCCGGCGGCCACGCCCTCTTCGTCGAACGTCTCGGGGCGCACCGGGCACTCGACCTCATCTACACCGGTCGGCTGATGAGCGGCACCGAGGCCGTGTCAGCGGGGCTCTTCTCCCGGGTGCTGCCCGACGACGAGGTCGTGCAGGCGACGACGGATGCCGCAGCGACCGCTGCGCGTGGCGCCACCGCCGCCTTCCTGGCGAGCAAGCAGCTGGTCGCCAGGATCCGCGACGAGCGCCTGGCGCTGTGGGAGTCGATCGATCTCGAGAACGCCGCCCAGGCCGCCCTGTGCGACACCGACGACTACCGCGAGGGGTTCGCGGCGTTCCAGGAGAAGCGCACGCCGGAGTTCCGCGGCCGCTGA
- a CDS encoding alpha-E domain-containing protein, whose translation MLSRIAEALFWIGRYVERADGTARILDVHLQLLLEDPWVEEDTACRALLSVMGTTADAGTVLSRDDVVRLLALDREHSASIAHSIAAARENARRAREIISTDLWETLNESNARMPRRIASDKTHPFFRWVRDRSALAFGVVDSSTSRDEAWHFFVLGRSIERADMTARLLATRSLTEAGGPSWTTLLRSCGAYEAHLRSHRAVPTGASAVEFLLIDRLFPRSVLSSILQAEECLRGIDPAGAFGVPDRAHRVLGRMRSELEYRPIGDTVHRLSESMEEVQVGMSVASDAIRERYFPSIAMPVWIGEAL comes from the coding sequence ATGCTGAGTCGCATCGCCGAGGCGCTGTTCTGGATCGGCCGCTACGTCGAGCGCGCCGACGGCACCGCCCGCATCCTCGATGTGCACCTGCAGCTGCTGCTCGAGGATCCGTGGGTCGAGGAGGACACCGCATGTCGGGCGCTCCTGTCGGTGATGGGGACGACGGCGGATGCCGGCACCGTGCTGAGCCGGGACGACGTCGTGCGGCTGCTCGCGCTGGATCGTGAGCACTCCGCGTCGATCGCCCATTCGATCGCGGCGGCGCGGGAGAACGCTCGTCGAGCGCGCGAGATCATCTCGACGGACCTCTGGGAGACGCTGAACGAGTCGAACGCACGGATGCCGCGGCGGATCGCCTCGGACAAGACGCACCCGTTCTTCCGCTGGGTGCGTGATCGGTCGGCGCTGGCCTTCGGGGTCGTCGACTCCTCGACGAGCCGGGATGAGGCCTGGCACTTCTTCGTGCTCGGCCGCTCGATCGAGCGCGCGGACATGACGGCGCGGCTGCTGGCGACGCGGTCGCTGACCGAGGCAGGCGGGCCGAGCTGGACGACGCTGCTGCGCAGCTGCGGGGCGTACGAAGCCCATCTGCGCAGCCACCGGGCGGTGCCCACGGGAGCGTCCGCCGTGGAGTTCCTTCTGATCGACCGGCTGTTCCCCCGATCGGTGCTCTCGAGCATCCTCCAGGCCGAGGAGTGTCTGCGCGGTATCGATCCGGCGGGTGCGTTCGGCGTGCCCGATCGGGCGCATCGCGTCTTGGGACGCATGCGGTCGGAGCTCGAGTACCGACCGATCGGCGACACCGTGCATCGGCTGTCGGAGAGCATGGAGGAGGTCCAGGTGGGGATGTCGGTGGCGAGTGACGCGATCAGGGAGCGGTACTTCCCCTCGATCGCGATGCCGGTGTGGATCGGAGAGGCGCTGTGA
- the paaB gene encoding 1,2-phenylacetyl-CoA epoxidase subunit PaaB codes for MATPGADAREPWPLWEVFVRANRGLSHVHVGSLHAPDADMAIRNARDLYTRRGEGVSIWAVPAEAITTSDPDAKGAYFESPAGKNYRHAVYYTASEGVPHL; via the coding sequence ATGGCGACGCCCGGTGCCGACGCCCGCGAGCCCTGGCCGCTCTGGGAGGTCTTCGTCCGCGCGAACCGCGGCCTGAGCCACGTCCACGTCGGGTCGCTGCACGCCCCGGATGCCGACATGGCCATCCGCAACGCCCGGGATCTCTACACGCGACGCGGCGAGGGCGTGTCGATCTGGGCGGTGCCCGCCGAGGCGATCACGACCAGCGACCCCGACGCGAAGGGCGCCTACTTCGAGAGCCCCGCCGGCAAGAACTATCGGCACGCCGTGTACTACACGGCGTCCGAGGGGGTGCCGCACCTGTGA
- the paaE gene encoding 1,2-phenylacetyl-CoA epoxidase subunit PaaE yields the protein MSLFALSGPAPAPSPRRAAAPTKKRARFHTLAVEEVRPLTDDSVEVTFSVPADLADDYDHLPGQYVALRTSLDGTEVRRSYSLCRAPEHRTAEQIAAGVPTRLSVAVKRDEGGLFSTWAQTGLHPGFEIDVMSPQGTFTSGLDDLDQRHVVGIAAGSGITPLMALAHTVLTRSDTSRFTLLYTNRSTLDVMFLEDLADLKDRYPTRLTLHHVLSREQRTAPVLSGRIDEEKLRTILRALIDPTDVDEWFLCGPLSLVDLCREVLADVGVPREHIRFELFTTGDEPARAARPVEVRAGEKTIRIEVNLDGVSSTVESPVDAHESVLNAALRVRPDAPFACAGGVCGTCRARVIEGSVTMTENYALEPDELERGYVLTCQSHPTSDRIVVDYDV from the coding sequence ATGTCGCTGTTCGCCCTCTCCGGTCCCGCGCCCGCGCCGTCGCCTCGTCGAGCCGCCGCGCCGACGAAGAAGCGCGCGCGCTTCCACACCCTCGCCGTCGAGGAGGTGCGGCCGTTGACCGACGACTCGGTCGAGGTGACCTTCTCGGTTCCCGCCGACCTCGCCGACGACTACGACCACCTGCCCGGCCAGTATGTCGCCCTGCGCACGTCGCTCGACGGCACGGAGGTGCGCCGGTCGTACTCGCTGTGCCGCGCACCCGAACACCGCACGGCCGAGCAGATCGCCGCCGGTGTCCCGACCCGGCTCAGCGTCGCCGTGAAGCGCGACGAGGGCGGGCTCTTCTCGACCTGGGCGCAGACGGGCCTTCACCCCGGTTTCGAGATCGACGTGATGAGTCCGCAGGGCACGTTCACGTCCGGGCTCGACGATCTCGATCAGCGTCACGTCGTGGGCATCGCTGCCGGTTCCGGCATCACGCCGCTGATGGCTCTCGCCCACACCGTGCTGACGCGCTCAGACACCTCCCGATTCACCCTGCTCTACACGAACCGCTCGACGCTCGACGTGATGTTCCTCGAGGATCTCGCCGACCTCAAGGATCGCTACCCGACGCGCCTGACGCTGCACCATGTGCTGTCCCGCGAGCAGCGCACGGCCCCCGTGCTCTCCGGACGCATCGACGAGGAGAAGCTGCGCACCATCCTGCGGGCGCTCATCGATCCGACCGACGTCGACGAATGGTTCCTGTGCGGACCGCTCTCGCTGGTCGACCTGTGCCGAGAGGTGCTCGCCGACGTCGGTGTGCCGCGTGAGCACATCCGCTTCGAGCTCTTCACGACGGGTGACGAGCCGGCGCGCGCCGCCCGCCCTGTCGAGGTGCGCGCGGGCGAGAAGACGATCCGCATCGAGGTGAATCTCGACGGCGTCTCGTCGACCGTCGAGAGTCCGGTCGACGCGCACGAGTCCGTGCTCAATGCCGCTCTGCGGGTGCGACCCGATGCGCCGTTCGCGTGTGCGGGCGGCGTCTGCGGAACCTGCCGTGCGAGGGTCATCGAGGGCAGCGTGACGATGACGGAGAACTACGCGCTGGAGCCCGACGAGCTCGAACGCGGCTACGTCCTCACCTGCCAATCCCACCCCACGAGCGACCGCATCGTGGTCGACTACGACGTCTGA
- the paaA gene encoding 1,2-phenylacetyl-CoA epoxidase subunit PaaA yields the protein MTSPADLSLVDGELSDDEHLFDELIANEQRIEPRDWMPDAYRKTLIRQISQHAHSEIIGMQPEGNWITRAPSLKRKAILMAKVQDEAGHGLYLYSAAQTLGITRDEMMDQLISGKAKYSSIFNYPTPTWADMGAIGWLVDGAAICNQVPLCRASYGPYGRAMVRVCKEESFHQRQGFEILLSLMQGTDEQKKMAQDAVNRWYWPSLAMFGPPDDQSPNSAQSMKWKIKRFTNDELRQRFVSMLVPQAEILGVTLPDPDLRFDDETGQYVIGEIDWDEFFEVLRGNGPCNAERLERRRTAHEDGAWVREAAAEYARKQALKTKAVA from the coding sequence ATGACCAGCCCCGCAGATCTCTCCCTCGTCGACGGAGAGCTGTCCGACGACGAGCACCTGTTCGACGAGCTCATCGCGAACGAGCAGCGCATCGAGCCTCGCGACTGGATGCCCGATGCCTATCGCAAGACGCTGATCCGTCAGATCTCGCAGCACGCGCACTCCGAGATCATCGGCATGCAGCCGGAGGGCAACTGGATCACCCGGGCGCCGAGCCTCAAGCGCAAGGCGATCCTGATGGCCAAGGTCCAGGACGAGGCGGGGCACGGACTCTATCTCTACTCCGCCGCACAGACGCTCGGCATCACGCGCGACGAGATGATGGATCAGCTCATCAGCGGCAAGGCCAAGTACTCGTCGATCTTCAACTACCCGACGCCCACCTGGGCTGACATGGGGGCGATCGGGTGGCTCGTCGACGGAGCCGCCATCTGCAACCAGGTGCCGCTGTGCCGCGCCTCCTACGGGCCCTACGGCCGCGCGATGGTGCGCGTCTGCAAGGAGGAGTCGTTCCATCAGCGCCAGGGATTCGAGATCCTGCTGTCGCTCATGCAGGGAACCGACGAGCAGAAGAAGATGGCGCAGGATGCCGTGAACCGCTGGTACTGGCCGAGCCTGGCGATGTTCGGTCCGCCCGACGACCAGTCCCCCAACTCCGCGCAGTCGATGAAGTGGAAGATCAAGCGCTTCACGAACGACGAGCTGCGTCAGCGCTTCGTCAGCATGCTCGTGCCCCAGGCCGAGATCCTCGGCGTGACCCTGCCCGACCCTGATCTGCGCTTCGACGACGAGACCGGCCAGTACGTGATCGGCGAGATCGACTGGGACGAGTTCTTCGAGGTGCTGCGCGGCAACGGCCCCTGCAATGCCGAGCGTCTCGAACGCCGCCGCACGGCCCATGAGGACGGCGCGTGGGTGCGCGAGGCTGCGGCCGAGTACGCCCGCAAGCAGGCGCTGAAGACGAAGGCGGTGGCGTGA
- a CDS encoding transglutaminase family protein, which produces MSRLKIVHRTGFRYEQPATASYNEARMLPHSRDGQFVLQATLDISPTATQHSYTDYWDTRVSTFELLTPHQMLSVTATSVVDVRPLPTGEADIDWDELAARIPQSLELAECVAQTPATAPDDEMRDLALHIEAEGGGVDETAREICRTVGEAMEYRSGVTGVSSTARDAWPTRSGVCQDIAHVALGVLRAAGIPARYVSGYLHPDPTAAIGQAVTGESHAWVEWYSGEWRGYDPTNLVDIGESHVYVGHGRDYADVAPLRGVYAGPSASELFVSVEVTRLG; this is translated from the coding sequence GTGAGTCGGCTCAAGATCGTTCACCGCACCGGCTTCCGCTACGAGCAGCCGGCGACGGCGTCGTACAACGAGGCGCGGATGCTGCCGCACTCCCGGGACGGACAGTTCGTGCTGCAGGCGACGCTCGACATATCGCCGACCGCGACCCAGCACTCGTACACCGACTACTGGGACACCCGGGTCTCGACGTTCGAGCTGCTGACCCCGCATCAGATGCTCTCGGTCACCGCGACGAGCGTGGTGGATGTGAGGCCGCTGCCGACGGGAGAGGCGGACATCGACTGGGACGAACTGGCAGCCCGGATACCCCAATCGCTCGAACTCGCGGAATGCGTGGCGCAGACCCCTGCCACCGCTCCCGATGACGAGATGCGCGACCTCGCCCTGCACATCGAAGCGGAGGGTGGTGGCGTCGACGAGACGGCCCGGGAGATCTGCCGCACCGTCGGGGAGGCCATGGAGTATCGCAGCGGCGTCACCGGCGTGAGCTCGACCGCCCGCGACGCGTGGCCCACCCGGTCCGGCGTCTGCCAGGACATCGCTCATGTGGCGCTGGGCGTGCTGCGCGCCGCGGGGATCCCGGCGCGCTACGTGTCGGGGTACCTGCATCCCGATCCGACGGCCGCGATCGGACAGGCTGTGACGGGGGAGTCGCACGCCTGGGTGGAGTGGTACTCCGGCGAGTGGCGCGGATACGACCCCACCAACCTCGTCGACATCGGCGAATCGCACGTCTATGTCGGCCACGGTCGGGACTACGCCGATGTCGCACCGCTGCGCGGGGTGTACGCGGGACCCAGCGCCTCCGAGCTCTTCGTCTCGGTCGAGGTCACCCGCCTCGGCTGA